From Echinicola jeungdonensis, the proteins below share one genomic window:
- the carB gene encoding carbamoyl-phosphate synthase large subunit, which translates to MPKDKSIKHVLIIGSGPIVIGQACEFDYAGSQASRSLREEGITVTLINSNPATIMTDPVTADNVYLLPLEKKSIIKILTEHPDIDCVLPTMGGQTALNLAIEADKAGIWDKYNVKMIGVDIDAIETAENREKFKALMEKLNVGVCIGRTATSFLQGKEIAQEIGFPLVIRPSYTLGGTGGGFVEKEEEFETALMSGLKASPTHEVLVEQSILGWKEYELEVLRDNKGNMIVICSIENFDPMGVHTGDSITVAPAMTLPDTVYQEMRNQAIKMMNGIGNFAGGCNVQFSVSPDNSQIIGIEINPRVSRSSALASKATGYPIAKVAAKLAIGYNLDELKNSITGTTSAYFEPAIDYVIVKIPRWNFDKFKGSDRKLGLSMKAVGEVMGIGRNFQEALQKACQSLEIKRNGLGADGKELTKQDEILYSLEHPSWNRLFHIYDAFKLGISFRTIQDLTKIDKWFLKQIEELVHLDITLAKYTLESIPKDLMMIAKQKGYADRQIAHLLGCLESEVFKKRREEMGIKRIYKLVDTCAAEFEAQTPYYYSSFGDENESVPSNNKKVIVLGSGPNRVGQGIEFDYSCVHGVLAAKECGYETIMINCNPETVSTDFDVADKLYFEPVFWEHIYEIILQEKPEGVIVQLGGQTALKLAEKLEKYGIKILGTSYDALDLAEDRGEFSSLLKENDVPYPQFGTIHNTDEALELCKEIGFPLLVRPSYVLGGQGMKIVINEKELEQHVVEVLKDIPDNEILLDHFLEGAIEAEADAICDGENVYIIGIMQHIEPAGIHSGDSYAVLPPYNLGDLVVRQIETYTEKIALALKTKGLINIQFAIKDDQVYVIEANPRASRTVPFICKAYREPYVNYAVKVMLGENKVTDFEFKPYKNGYAIKEPVFSFHKFPNVNKELGPEMKSTGEAIYFIDDLMDDYFLRIYSERNLYLSR; encoded by the coding sequence ATGCCTAAAGACAAAAGCATCAAACATGTACTGATTATCGGAAGTGGTCCAATTGTAATCGGCCAAGCCTGTGAATTTGATTATGCAGGTTCCCAAGCATCCAGGTCACTCCGGGAAGAGGGTATCACGGTGACCCTGATCAACTCTAACCCGGCCACAATTATGACCGATCCGGTTACAGCAGACAATGTTTACCTGCTTCCCTTAGAGAAAAAATCAATCATAAAAATTCTCACTGAGCACCCGGATATTGATTGTGTGCTTCCCACGATGGGTGGACAAACTGCCCTGAACCTTGCTATTGAAGCCGATAAGGCAGGCATTTGGGACAAATACAATGTTAAAATGATCGGGGTGGATATTGATGCCATTGAGACTGCCGAAAACAGGGAAAAATTCAAAGCCCTGATGGAGAAATTGAACGTTGGGGTTTGTATAGGTAGAACGGCAACTTCTTTCCTACAGGGAAAAGAAATTGCCCAGGAAATCGGATTCCCTTTGGTCATCAGACCATCTTATACCCTAGGAGGAACCGGTGGAGGTTTTGTTGAAAAAGAAGAAGAATTTGAAACAGCCCTGATGAGCGGGCTTAAGGCATCTCCTACTCACGAGGTCCTGGTTGAGCAAAGTATTCTGGGATGGAAAGAATATGAGTTGGAGGTGCTTAGGGACAACAAAGGAAATATGATCGTGATTTGTTCGATCGAAAACTTTGACCCTATGGGAGTCCATACTGGAGATTCCATCACCGTGGCCCCTGCCATGACCCTTCCTGACACTGTTTATCAGGAGATGAGAAACCAGGCCATCAAGATGATGAACGGTATCGGTAATTTTGCCGGGGGATGTAACGTTCAGTTCTCTGTTAGCCCAGACAACTCGCAAATCATCGGTATTGAAATCAACCCAAGGGTATCTAGATCTTCTGCATTGGCCTCCAAAGCTACAGGTTATCCTATCGCCAAAGTAGCAGCAAAACTGGCCATTGGATATAACCTGGATGAATTGAAAAACTCCATTACAGGGACCACCTCTGCCTACTTCGAACCTGCTATCGATTATGTAATTGTAAAAATCCCTCGTTGGAACTTCGATAAGTTTAAAGGATCGGACAGAAAATTAGGCCTTTCCATGAAAGCCGTTGGAGAAGTGATGGGGATTGGCAGAAATTTCCAGGAAGCTTTGCAGAAAGCCTGTCAATCACTTGAAATCAAAAGAAATGGGCTGGGCGCAGATGGAAAAGAGCTTACCAAGCAAGATGAAATTTTGTATAGCTTGGAACACCCCAGCTGGAATAGGTTATTCCATATTTATGATGCCTTCAAATTAGGCATTTCCTTTAGGACCATTCAGGATCTTACCAAGATTGACAAATGGTTCCTTAAACAAATTGAAGAACTCGTTCACCTGGACATTACCTTGGCCAAATATACCTTGGAATCCATTCCTAAGGATTTGATGATGATCGCCAAGCAAAAAGGTTATGCCGACAGACAAATTGCCCACTTGTTAGGATGCCTTGAAAGTGAAGTGTTTAAGAAAAGAAGAGAGGAAATGGGCATTAAGCGGATCTACAAATTGGTGGATACCTGCGCAGCGGAGTTTGAGGCCCAAACCCCATATTACTATTCCTCCTTCGGAGATGAAAATGAGTCTGTTCCTTCCAATAATAAAAAAGTCATCGTATTGGGATCCGGACCTAACCGGGTGGGTCAAGGAATTGAATTTGATTATTCCTGTGTACATGGTGTCCTTGCAGCCAAGGAATGTGGTTATGAGACCATCATGATCAATTGCAATCCTGAAACGGTTTCTACGGACTTTGATGTGGCGGACAAACTTTATTTTGAACCGGTATTCTGGGAACATATCTACGAAATCATACTACAAGAAAAACCTGAAGGGGTGATTGTTCAGTTAGGTGGGCAAACTGCCCTTAAGCTTGCAGAAAAGCTGGAAAAATATGGCATCAAGATTTTAGGTACCAGCTACGATGCACTTGACCTTGCCGAGGACAGGGGAGAATTTTCCAGCCTTTTGAAGGAAAATGATGTTCCTTATCCACAATTTGGCACTATTCACAATACTGATGAAGCATTAGAATTGTGCAAGGAAATTGGATTCCCACTTTTGGTAAGGCCCTCCTATGTATTGGGCGGTCAAGGGATGAAAATTGTAATCAACGAAAAGGAACTTGAACAACATGTAGTAGAGGTTTTAAAAGACATCCCTGATAATGAAATCCTCCTTGACCACTTCCTAGAAGGTGCAATTGAGGCTGAAGCGGATGCAATTTGTGATGGAGAAAATGTGTACATCATAGGCATCATGCAGCATATCGAACCAGCGGGAATCCACTCGGGGGATTCTTATGCGGTATTGCCTCCATACAATTTGGGCGATTTGGTGGTAAGACAAATCGAAACCTATACGGAAAAAATTGCTCTCGCCTTGAAAACAAAAGGGCTGATAAATATTCAGTTTGCCATCAAGGATGATCAGGTATATGTAATTGAGGCTAACCCAAGAGCTTCCAGAACCGTACCTTTTATCTGTAAAGCTTACAGGGAACCTTATGTGAATTATGCCGTCAAGGTAATGCTGGGCGAAAATAAAGTAACCGACTTTGAATTTAAACCATACAAAAATGGTTATGCCATCAAAGAGCCGGTTTTCTCATTCCATAAATTCCCTAATGTTAATAAGGAACTTGGACCTGAAATGAAATCAACCGGAGAAGCCATCTACTTCATTGATGATTTGATGGATGATTATTTCCTAAGGATTTATTCTGAAAGGAACCTGTATTTAAGTAGATAA
- a CDS encoding sterol desaturase family protein: MKKIGRLDRPDNNGSAQMFHNPVLEKLSRTHISIPIIMFLVIGGVSIYKGITTTETPILLGIGILLLGLLSFTFVEYMMHKYFFHMVPNTKLKDKLQYSVHGVHHDYPKDKDRLAMPPFISGLYALILYVVFDFIMGDYAWYFLPGFLVGYSLYLGVHYVVHAYQPPKNFLKSLWVNHAIHHYKNPDVAFGVSSPLWDFILGTMPKRD, from the coding sequence ATGAAAAAAATTGGAAGACTGGACAGACCCGACAACAATGGTTCAGCACAAATGTTCCATAATCCTGTATTGGAAAAGTTATCCCGAACACATATAAGTATTCCAATTATCATGTTTTTGGTAATAGGCGGGGTGTCAATTTACAAAGGGATTACCACCACTGAAACCCCCATCCTTTTAGGGATTGGAATTTTATTACTTGGTTTGCTTTCCTTTACTTTCGTGGAATATATGATGCACAAATATTTTTTTCATATGGTGCCCAACACCAAATTGAAAGACAAATTACAATATTCCGTACATGGGGTCCATCATGATTACCCTAAGGACAAGGATCGATTGGCCATGCCTCCATTTATCAGTGGTTTGTATGCCTTGATTTTATATGTGGTATTTGATTTTATCATGGGAGATTATGCCTGGTATTTTCTTCCCGGTTTTCTGGTTGGTTACTCTTTGTACCTTGGTGTGCATTATGTTGTTCATGCCTATCAGCCTCCCAAAAACTTCCTGAAATCACTTTGGGTCAACCATGCCATCCACCATTATAAAAACCCGGATGTAGCATTTGGAGTAAGCTCTCCACTTTGGGATTTTATCCTTGGAACCATGCCCAAAAGAGATTAA
- the odhB gene encoding 2-oxoglutarate dehydrogenase complex dihydrolipoyllysine-residue succinyltransferase, producing MSLEIKVPAVGESISEVTIGQWFKNDGDYVEMDEVICELESDKATFELTAEADGILTTKAKSGDVLEIDEVICEIDTNASKEDATSGSKTEEKESEDNGSESKPSSSSNGGKTGEVKEMVVPTVGESITEVNLASWLKEDGDFVEMDEIIAEVDSDKATFELPAEAQGILRHVAQEGDTLEIGGLICKIEVVEGEAPSEEEKEEASSSASATAPSSDKDTYATGHASPAAAKILAEKGIDAKDVKGTGKDGRITKEDAEKAEKPAPKPAAKEEKKESKETAPEAPKVSGERESRREKMTSLRRTISKRLVAAKNETAMLTTFNEVNMKPIMDLRKQYKEMFKEKHNVNLGFMSFFTKAACVALQEWPAVNAQIDGNDIIYHDFCDVSIAVSAPKGLVVPVIRNAESLSFDQIEKEVVRLAVKARDGKLTIDEMTGGTFTITNGGIFGSMMSTPIINQPQSAILGMHNIVERPMAVNGEVKILPMMYLALSYDHRIIDGRESVSFLVRMKQLLEDPARLLLGV from the coding sequence ATGAGTTTAGAAATCAAAGTCCCTGCAGTAGGGGAATCCATTAGTGAAGTTACAATCGGCCAATGGTTCAAAAATGACGGTGACTACGTTGAAATGGACGAGGTCATCTGTGAACTGGAATCTGATAAGGCCACTTTTGAATTGACTGCCGAAGCAGATGGTATTTTGACCACCAAAGCTAAATCAGGAGATGTATTGGAAATTGATGAGGTGATTTGTGAAATTGATACCAATGCTTCCAAAGAGGATGCTACCTCAGGTTCCAAAACTGAGGAAAAAGAGAGTGAAGACAACGGATCTGAAAGCAAACCATCCAGCTCCTCCAATGGTGGTAAAACCGGGGAAGTGAAAGAAATGGTCGTTCCCACTGTGGGCGAATCCATTACTGAAGTAAACCTGGCCTCTTGGCTGAAAGAAGATGGTGATTTTGTAGAGATGGACGAAATCATTGCTGAGGTGGATTCTGACAAAGCTACTTTTGAACTCCCTGCAGAAGCCCAAGGTATTTTGAGACATGTAGCCCAAGAAGGGGACACCCTTGAAATCGGTGGCTTGATATGTAAAATTGAGGTGGTTGAAGGCGAAGCTCCATCAGAAGAAGAAAAAGAAGAAGCTTCATCCTCTGCTTCCGCTACTGCACCAAGTTCCGACAAAGATACATATGCCACAGGCCATGCTTCCCCTGCAGCTGCTAAGATTTTAGCAGAAAAAGGCATCGATGCCAAAGATGTAAAAGGCACAGGGAAAGATGGAAGAATTACTAAAGAGGACGCCGAAAAAGCTGAAAAACCAGCACCAAAACCTGCTGCCAAAGAGGAGAAGAAAGAAAGCAAAGAAACTGCTCCAGAAGCTCCAAAAGTAAGTGGAGAAAGAGAAAGCAGAAGGGAGAAAATGACTTCCCTGAGAAGGACTATCTCCAAGCGTTTGGTTGCTGCCAAAAATGAAACAGCCATGCTCACCACCTTTAATGAGGTGAACATGAAACCTATCATGGACCTTAGAAAGCAGTACAAGGAAATGTTTAAAGAAAAGCATAATGTCAACCTGGGCTTTATGTCTTTCTTCACCAAAGCAGCCTGTGTAGCTCTTCAAGAATGGCCAGCGGTCAATGCCCAAATCGATGGCAATGATATTATTTATCATGATTTCTGCGATGTTTCCATTGCAGTATCTGCGCCAAAAGGCCTGGTAGTTCCAGTAATCCGAAATGCCGAATCTTTATCTTTTGACCAAATTGAAAAAGAGGTGGTTCGACTTGCTGTTAAAGCCAGGGATGGGAAACTGACTATTGATGAAATGACAGGAGGAACCTTTACCATCACTAATGGTGGTATTTTCGGATCCATGATGTCTACGCCGATCATCAACCAGCCGCAATCCGCCATCTTGGGTATGCACAATATCGTAGAAAGGCCCATGGCAGTCAATGGAGAAGTGAAAATTCTTCCCATGATGTACCTGGCCCTTTCTTACGATCACCGCATCATCGACGGCCGTGAATCTGTAAGCTTCCTGGTAAGAATGAAACAATTACTGGAAGACCCAGCCAGGCTTTTATTGGGTGTTTAA
- the bshA gene encoding N-acetyl-alpha-D-glucosaminyl L-malate synthase BshA produces MRIGIVCYPTFGGSGVVATELGKALAKEGHEIHFITYRQPTRLDFFNENLFYHEVDIKSYPLFEHAPYELALASKMVNVVEFEKLDLLHVHYAIPHASAAYMAKQILKSQGIEIPVVTTLHGTDITLVGKDPNYAPVVTFSINQSDGVTAVSEDLKKATFEHFDIKKDIEVIPNFIDLDRFKKQKKEHFKRAICPNDEKLLVHTSNFRKVKRVEDVIKVFFEIRKVLPSKLLLVGDGPERDKMERLCRELGTCEDTRFLGKLDAVEEVLSVSDLFLIPSEKESFGLAALEAMACEVPVLSSNAGGIPEVNIDGVTGFACPIGDIKEMTQKALFILSDENLPGFKKRALARAKEYDVSNILPHYEKFYKETIEKTLTLTK; encoded by the coding sequence ATGAGAATTGGAATTGTCTGTTACCCAACATTTGGGGGGAGTGGCGTTGTAGCTACTGAATTGGGAAAAGCCCTTGCAAAAGAAGGCCATGAGATACATTTTATCACATACAGGCAACCCACTCGACTGGATTTTTTTAATGAAAATTTATTTTACCATGAAGTAGATATCAAAAGCTATCCGCTTTTTGAACATGCTCCCTATGAATTGGCTTTGGCAAGTAAAATGGTCAATGTAGTGGAATTCGAAAAACTGGACCTATTGCATGTCCATTATGCGATCCCACATGCTTCTGCTGCCTATATGGCCAAGCAAATACTCAAAAGTCAGGGTATAGAAATTCCAGTGGTCACCACCCTCCATGGTACGGATATTACCTTGGTAGGGAAGGATCCCAATTATGCCCCTGTAGTCACCTTCAGTATCAACCAATCCGATGGTGTAACTGCCGTTTCTGAAGACCTGAAGAAAGCTACCTTTGAACATTTTGACATCAAAAAGGACATTGAAGTGATCCCCAACTTTATTGACCTGGACCGCTTCAAAAAACAAAAGAAAGAGCATTTTAAAAGGGCCATTTGTCCCAATGATGAAAAATTATTGGTCCACACTTCCAATTTCAGAAAGGTAAAAAGGGTGGAAGATGTGATCAAAGTGTTTTTTGAAATCCGAAAAGTTCTCCCCTCAAAACTCTTATTGGTGGGTGACGGTCCGGAAAGGGATAAAATGGAACGCCTATGCCGTGAGCTAGGTACTTGTGAAGACACCCGGTTTTTGGGAAAACTGGATGCGGTGGAAGAGGTTCTGTCGGTTTCTGACCTTTTCTTGATCCCTTCTGAAAAAGAAAGTTTTGGATTAGCGGCCTTGGAAGCCATGGCTTGTGAAGTCCCAGTCCTTTCCTCTAATGCCGGAGGGATCCCTGAAGTAAATATAGATGGAGTAACAGGCTTTGCTTGTCCTATTGGAGACATCAAAGAAATGACCCAAAAAGCCCTGTTTATCCTTTCAGATGAAAATCTTCCAGGATTTAAAAAGCGGGCATTGGCCAGGGCAAAAGAATATGATGTTTCCAATATCCTTCCCCATTATGAAAAATTTTATAAGGAAACGATTGAAAAAACTTTAACATTGACGAAATAA
- a CDS encoding NAD(P)-binding domain-containing protein → MKISIIGLGWLGEPLAHHLISQGHEVTGSTTSEEKHQQLTKEGIPNQILKFVPHPEGKQFNRLFKTDALIINIPPKEDTFRTLSIQNRLNM, encoded by the coding sequence ATGAAAATCAGCATAATCGGTCTTGGCTGGCTAGGGGAACCCTTGGCCCACCATTTGATCAGTCAAGGCCATGAAGTCACGGGCAGCACCACCTCTGAGGAAAAACACCAGCAGCTCACCAAAGAAGGAATTCCCAATCAAATCCTAAAATTTGTCCCCCATCCAGAAGGGAAACAGTTTAACCGTCTATTTAAAACGGATGCCCTAATAATAAATATTCCCCCCAAAGAAGACACTTTCCGGACACTTTCCATCCAGAACAGATTAAATATGTAA
- the lpdA gene encoding dihydrolipoyl dehydrogenase gives MKYDLIVIGSGPGGYVAAIRGAQLGLKTAIVEKYPTLGGTCLNVGCIPSKALLDSSEHYHNAAHTFKTHGIDLKDLKVNIKQMIDRKNDVVKQNVEGIQYLMKKNKIDVHQGVGSFVDKNTIKVTNSNKSEEITGKNIIIATGSKPSSLPFIEIDKKRIITSTEALNLKEVPKKMIVIGGGVIGLELGSVFGRMGTKVSVVEYMDSLIPTMDKTMGKELQKSLKKMDFEFFLKHKVTSVENKGKEVIVKAENSKGETEELKADYVLVSIGRRPYTDGLNAEAAGVKINDRGQVEVDEHLKTNVDNIYAIGDVVKGAMLAHKAEEEGVLVVEQLVGQKPHINYNLIPGVVYTWPEVASVGYTEEQLKEKGIKYKTGKFPFMASGRARASMDIDGLVKVLADKETDEILGVHMIGPRTADMIAEAVVAMEYRASAEDIARMSHAHPTYTEAFKEACLAATENRALHI, from the coding sequence ATGAAATACGACCTTATCGTTATTGGATCCGGACCAGGAGGTTATGTGGCCGCTATTAGAGGGGCACAGCTCGGTTTAAAAACTGCCATTGTTGAAAAATATCCCACTCTGGGAGGAACCTGCTTGAATGTAGGCTGTATTCCTTCCAAAGCATTGTTGGACTCTTCTGAACATTATCACAATGCTGCGCATACTTTTAAAACCCATGGCATTGACCTAAAGGATTTAAAAGTTAACATCAAACAAATGATTGACCGTAAAAATGATGTGGTCAAGCAAAATGTGGAGGGGATTCAGTATTTGATGAAGAAAAACAAAATCGATGTTCATCAAGGCGTAGGTTCTTTTGTGGATAAAAACACCATCAAGGTTACCAACAGTAATAAATCCGAAGAAATCACCGGAAAGAATATTATCATTGCCACAGGTTCCAAGCCTTCTTCCCTTCCCTTTATAGAAATTGATAAAAAGAGAATCATTACTTCCACCGAAGCATTGAACCTGAAAGAGGTGCCCAAGAAAATGATTGTAATTGGCGGAGGTGTAATTGGCCTGGAATTAGGTTCTGTATTTGGTCGAATGGGCACCAAAGTTTCTGTGGTGGAATACATGGATTCCCTGATCCCCACAATGGACAAAACCATGGGCAAAGAGCTTCAAAAATCCCTTAAGAAAATGGATTTTGAATTTTTCTTGAAGCACAAGGTTACATCTGTTGAGAACAAGGGAAAAGAAGTCATTGTAAAAGCTGAAAACAGTAAAGGCGAAACCGAGGAATTAAAGGCAGATTATGTTTTGGTTTCCATTGGTAGAAGACCTTATACCGACGGACTAAATGCTGAAGCAGCTGGTGTGAAGATTAATGATCGCGGACAGGTGGAAGTGGATGAACACCTAAAAACCAACGTGGACAATATCTATGCTATTGGTGATGTGGTTAAAGGAGCCATGCTGGCCCATAAGGCAGAAGAAGAAGGCGTTTTGGTTGTGGAACAATTAGTTGGTCAAAAGCCGCATATCAATTACAACCTTATCCCGGGTGTGGTTTACACTTGGCCTGAAGTTGCTTCTGTAGGTTACACTGAAGAGCAGCTTAAAGAAAAAGGCATCAAGTATAAAACTGGAAAATTCCCCTTTATGGCCTCAGGACGGGCCAGGGCATCCATGGATATAGATGGACTGGTAAAAGTTTTAGCCGATAAAGAAACTGATGAGATTCTAGGAGTCCACATGATCGGCCCAAGAACCGCCGATATGATTGCTGAAGCAGTCGTTGCCATGGAATACAGGGCATCAGCAGAAGACATCGCCCGAATGTCCCATGCCCACCCAACTTATACGGAAGCATTCAAAGAAGCCTGTCTTGCTGCTACGGAAAACAGAGCTTTACATATATAA
- a CDS encoding 2-oxoglutarate dehydrogenase E1 component produces the protein MDKFSYISNAHVAYIDELYEDYKKDPESIDPSWKTFFDGFDFAISKYGDDEVPSKTDSQAPNGSLATRGTIMDMEQLPKEIKVRALIHAHRSRAHLRSKTNPVRPRRDRKALIDLEDFGLEEADLNTEFQAGNEIGIGNAKLSKILESLKTIYEGSMGFEYLSIRDPEMLDWLKQKIEKEALTFNPPTEEKKRILSKLNEAVVFENFLHTKYLGQKRFSLEGGESTIPFLDALINKGAELGAEEVMIGMAHRGRLNVLANIMGKTYEQIFSEFEGTAKPDLTMGDGDVKYHMGFSSEITTSSNKTVNLKLAPNPSHLEAVNPVVEGFVRAKIDHQYKSDKSKVIPILIHGDAAVAGQGIVYEVTQMAHLKGYNTGGTIHFVINNQVGFTTDFDDARSSIYCTDVAKIIDAPVIHVNGDDPEAVVFAAKLAAEFRQKFKKDIFVDMVCYRRHGHNESDEPKFTQPELYNLISKHPNPREIYNKELLDRGDVDAKLAKQMDKEFRKLLQDRLNMVKEKPLPYTFSPFEQAWKELRKSKPEDFEQSPDTSISEEAIEKVAEALTTVPKGFKPLKQIEAQMKQRKEMFYNSKTLNWAAGELLAYGSLLLEGKIVRLTGQDCQRGTFSHRHAVLHDANTNKPYNSLQELKDSTGHFQIYNSLLSEYAVLGFEYGYAMANPNALTIWEAQFGDFANGAQTMIDQFISSGESKWQKMNGIVMLLPHGYEGQGPEHSNARPERFLQLSAEYNMIVANITEPSNFFHMLRRQLTWEFRKPCVVMSPKSLLRHPKVTSPMEEFTKGRFREVIQDSRANKKDVKRVVLCSGKIYYELDEIREKEKVKDVAIVRVEQLHPLPKNQILEAVKSFSNHSEVVWVQEEPENMGYWTYMMRALFRDFPMDVIARKSSASPATGYHKVHVEEQQSIINKALKLS, from the coding sequence ATGGACAAATTTTCATACATTTCCAATGCCCATGTAGCTTATATTGATGAGCTATATGAAGATTACAAAAAAGACCCAGAATCGATTGACCCCAGTTGGAAAACATTTTTTGATGGCTTTGATTTTGCCATCTCCAAATATGGGGATGATGAAGTACCCAGTAAAACTGACTCCCAGGCCCCCAATGGAAGCCTGGCCACCCGTGGCACCATTATGGACATGGAGCAGTTGCCAAAGGAAATAAAAGTCAGGGCATTGATCCATGCCCACCGTTCCAGAGCTCACCTTCGCTCTAAAACTAACCCTGTAAGACCAAGAAGGGACAGAAAAGCCCTGATTGACCTAGAAGATTTCGGGTTAGAGGAAGCTGACCTAAACACTGAATTCCAGGCTGGGAATGAAATTGGTATTGGAAATGCCAAGCTAAGCAAAATCTTAGAATCCCTGAAAACCATCTATGAAGGTTCTATGGGATTTGAATATTTATCTATCCGGGATCCGGAAATGTTGGATTGGTTGAAGCAGAAAATTGAAAAAGAAGCTTTGACCTTCAATCCTCCAACAGAAGAAAAAAAGAGAATTCTGTCCAAGCTTAATGAGGCTGTGGTTTTTGAAAACTTCCTTCACACCAAATACCTTGGTCAAAAGAGATTTTCCCTGGAAGGTGGGGAAAGCACCATTCCATTTTTGGATGCTTTGATCAACAAAGGTGCTGAATTGGGTGCCGAGGAAGTGATGATTGGGATGGCCCACCGTGGAAGACTCAATGTATTGGCCAATATCATGGGCAAAACCTATGAGCAGATTTTCTCGGAATTTGAAGGGACTGCCAAGCCTGACCTAACCATGGGAGATGGAGATGTGAAATACCATATGGGATTTTCCAGTGAAATCACCACTAGCTCCAATAAAACGGTTAATTTGAAACTGGCTCCAAACCCTTCCCACCTGGAAGCTGTAAACCCAGTAGTGGAAGGATTTGTAAGAGCTAAAATCGACCATCAATATAAAAGTGACAAAAGTAAAGTCATTCCTATCCTGATCCATGGGGATGCTGCAGTTGCCGGACAAGGCATTGTATATGAGGTTACTCAAATGGCCCACCTTAAAGGTTATAATACCGGTGGCACTATCCATTTTGTCATCAATAACCAGGTTGGTTTTACCACAGATTTTGATGATGCCCGGAGTTCCATCTACTGTACGGATGTAGCCAAAATCATTGATGCTCCAGTGATACACGTAAATGGGGATGATCCTGAAGCAGTGGTTTTTGCTGCAAAGTTGGCTGCAGAATTCAGACAAAAATTCAAAAAAGATATTTTTGTGGACATGGTCTGCTACAGAAGACATGGTCACAATGAATCTGACGAACCTAAATTCACACAACCTGAGCTGTACAACCTTATTTCCAAACATCCTAACCCAAGGGAGATCTACAATAAAGAGCTTTTGGATAGAGGGGATGTGGATGCCAAACTGGCCAAACAGATGGATAAGGAATTCCGCAAATTGCTTCAGGACAGACTCAATATGGTGAAGGAAAAACCACTTCCCTATACCTTTTCTCCATTTGAGCAAGCCTGGAAGGAGCTCAGAAAATCCAAACCAGAGGATTTCGAACAATCCCCGGATACCAGCATTTCCGAAGAAGCTATCGAAAAAGTAGCCGAAGCGCTGACCACTGTTCCAAAAGGCTTCAAACCACTCAAGCAGATTGAAGCACAGATGAAGCAAAGGAAGGAAATGTTCTATAACAGCAAAACCCTTAACTGGGCTGCTGGTGAATTATTGGCTTATGGATCCCTATTGTTGGAAGGGAAAATTGTCAGATTGACGGGGCAGGATTGTCAAAGGGGAACTTTCTCTCACCGACATGCAGTCCTTCATGATGCCAACACCAACAAACCTTACAATTCCCTACAGGAATTGAAAGACAGTACTGGACATTTCCAGATTTATAATTCCCTTTTGTCTGAATATGCCGTATTGGGTTTTGAATATGGCTATGCCATGGCCAATCCAAATGCCCTGACCATTTGGGAAGCTCAGTTTGGAGATTTTGCCAATGGTGCCCAGACCATGATTGACCAGTTTATCAGCTCTGGTGAATCCAAATGGCAAAAGATGAATGGCATTGTAATGTTATTACCCCATGGCTATGAAGGACAAGGGCCTGAGCACTCCAATGCTAGACCTGAAAGATTCCTTCAGCTTTCTGCAGAATACAACATGATAGTGGCCAATATCACCGAACCATCCAACTTCTTCCATATGCTAAGAAGACAGTTGACCTGGGAATTCCGGAAGCCATGTGTGGTCATGTCACCAAAGTCCCTTTTGAGGCATCCTAAGGTAACCTCCCCTATGGAAGAATTTACCAAAGGTCGTTTCAGAGAGGTTATTCAGGACAGTAGGGCCAATAAAAAGGATGTAAAAAGAGTGGTTCTTTGTTCTGGAAAAATCTATTATGAGCTGGATGAAATCCGTGAGAAAGAAAAAGTAAAAGACGTTGCCATCGTCCGTGTAGAACAGCTGCACCCACTTCCAAAAAATCAGATTTTGGAAGCTGTAAAATCATTCTCCAATCATTCCGAAGTAGTTTGGGTTCAAGAGGAACCTGAAAACATGGGTTACTGGACATACATGATGAGGGCATTGTTCAGGGATTTTCCTATGGATGTGATCGCCCGGAAATCCAGTGCCTCTCCAGCCACCGGATACCATAAAGTACATGTGGAAGAGCAACAGAGCATAATCAATAAAGCACTTAAACTTTCATAA